A segment of the Superficieibacter sp. HKU1 genome:
AAGGTCAAACTGGTGATTGTCTGTACCCATGCGGACAGCCACTTTGACTACGCGAAACGCGCGCTGGAAGCGGGTAAAAACGTGCTGGTGGAAAAACCGTTTACCCCCACTATGGCCGAGGCGAAAACGCTCTTTGAACTGGCGAAAAGCAAAGGGCTGACGGTGACGCCGTACCAGAACCGGCGTTTTGACGCCTGCTTCCTGACGGCTAAAAAAGTGATTGAAAGCGGTAAACTTGGCGACATTGTGGAGTTCGAAAGCCACTTTGACTACTACCGCCCGGTAGCGGAAACCAAACCCGGCCTGCCGCAGGACGGCATGTTTTACGGGCTCGGCGTGCATACGCTGGATCAGGTCATCTCGCTGTTTGGTCGTCCTGACCACGTTGCCTATGATATTCGCAGCCTGCGTAATAAAGAGAATCCGGATGATACTTTCGAAGCGCAGCTCTTTTATGGCGATCTGAAAGCGATTGTGAAAACCAGCCATCTGGTCAAAATCGATTATCCAAAATTTATCGTCCACGGCACCAAAGGCTCGTTTATTAAATACGGTATTGACCAGCAGGAGACCAGCCTGAAAGCCAACGTGATGCCGGGTGAACCAGGTTTTGCCGCTGATGAGAGTATCGGCCAGCTGGAGTATATCAACGACGAAGGTTTAACCGTGCGGGAAGAGGTTACGCCGGAAATCGGCGACTATGGCCGGGTCTATGATGCGCTGTATGCCACCATCACTACCGGCGCGGCAAATTACGTCAAAGAATCTGAGGTAATGACTAATCTCGAAATCCTTGAACGCGGATTCGAGCAGGCGTCTCCCGCCACGGTTACCCTCGCCTGATAGCGTGGATTGGCTCCTCCATTGTTCATAATTTTTGAACAGAGGAGTCAATTTTCACCCTCTATGATCCTGTCTGCTTTCGGTCCAGACTTACTCCATCGACAGCATACGGGAGTAAAAAAATGATCTACTTACGCAACGCCAGCGAGCGCGGGCATGCTAATCACGGCTGGCTGGATTCCTGGCACACCTTCTCGTTTGCCAACTATTACGATGCTAACTTTATGGGCTTCTCGGCGCTACGCGTTATCAACGATGACGTTATCGATCCGGGACAGGGATTTGGTACGCATCCGCATAAAGACATGGAAATCCTGACCTACGTGCTGGAAGGCGCGGTAGAGCATCAGGACAGCATGGGCAATAAAGAGCAGGTGCCCGCAGGTGAATTCCAGATCATGAGCGCCGGAACCGGTG
Coding sequences within it:
- a CDS encoding oxidoreductase — its product is MTLECAFIGFGKSTTRYHLPYVLNRKDSWHVAHIFRRHAKPEEQQPHYSHIHFTSDLDEVLNDEKVKLVIVCTHADSHFDYAKRALEAGKNVLVEKPFTPTMAEAKTLFELAKSKGLTVTPYQNRRFDACFLTAKKVIESGKLGDIVEFESHFDYYRPVAETKPGLPQDGMFYGLGVHTLDQVISLFGRPDHVAYDIRSLRNKENPDDTFEAQLFYGDLKAIVKTSHLVKIDYPKFIVHGTKGSFIKYGIDQQETSLKANVMPGEPGFAADESIGQLEYINDEGLTVREEVTPEIGDYGRVYDALYATITTGAANYVKESEVMTNLEILERGFEQASPATVTLA